The genomic segment AGCATAGCGGCTACCATACTGAGTCTTTCTAATTTTTTCATAACATAATTTGTTTAAATTAAAAAATAGGTTGAAGTATAATATATCAGAATATTTGTATGAATAATAACCCCAAAGCAATTGCAACCACAGTGGAAACAATACCTGGCATCATAAAAGAATGATTGAGTATGTATTTGCCGATCCGGGTTGTTCCTGTACGGTCAAAGTTGATGGCTGCCACTACGGTAGGATAGTTGGGAATGAAGAAATATCCGTTGACGGCGGGGAACATGGCTATCAGCATATAGGGCGATATTCCCAAAGCAATGCCGAGTGGCACTAAGGCGCGTACCGTAGCTGCCTGGCTATATAACAGGATGGACATGACAAACAAAGCGATGCCGAACAACCAGGGCATTTGGCGCACAACACCTTCAATGGAGGCGGTAAGTTGTGCCATATTACCGTTCAGGAATGTATCGCCCATCCAAGCAATGCCAAAAATAGCGATTACAGCCTGCATCCCGGCCGGGAAAACAGAACCTTGTGTCGCTTTGATTCCATCTGTTTTGGTCACTAATAGAATAATGGCTGCAGCCGAAAGCATAATGATTTCTATAATGGAAGACATGCCCAAGGTGACTGTCTCTCCACCGGCAAGGAAAGAAGGACGCATACCTTCAAATGAACCGAAAAGGACAATGAAGGCGGTAGCGAGGATGAAAATAATTACGGAAAGCATGGCATGGCGCTTGTTCTTTACATCATCAATCTTTATTTTTCTGCCATCAAAGTATCCCTCAGCCATACGCTTCTGATACTCAGGATCATCAACCAGCTCTTTTCCTACGCGCATGGAACACAGTGCACCTACCAGAACGCCGAGGATTGTAGCAGGAATCGTTATTTTCAATATATCGAATAAAGTAATATCGAATCCGGTCAGTAGGCCAAGCAGAGCAACTGTTGCTGCCGAAATAGGGCTTGCTGTAATGGCCTGCTGCGAAGCGATAACTGCAATGCCCAACGGGCGTTCGGGCCTGATTTTGGTTTCAATGGCAACTTCGGCTATGACAGGAAGAATGGAATAGGCAACATGTCCGGTTCCTGCTACAAAAGTAAATAAATAGGTTACGATAGGGCTGAGGATCGTTACGTGAGACGGATTTTTCCGTAATAGCTTTTCCGCTAACTTCACCATATAATCAAGTCCGCCGGCTGCTTGCATGCAGGAAGCTGCGGAAATAACGGCGGCAATCATTAACATTACATCTATTGGCGGTGCCGTAGGTTGCAAGCCAAATACAAAGGTTAGTATACCTAAACCCACACCACCCATCACTCCGAGGCCTATGCCTCCTAAACGTGCGCCTATGATAATAGCGGTCAGCACAAACAATAGTTGTAATATCATATATTTCTTGTTTAAAGATCAGATATAAAGGTTATTCCGTTTTTTATGTTGGCTAATTTCTGAAAATATCTTTTATATAACAAAAAAAGGGGGTCAATGTGTTGTGTTTGTTATTTTATATTTTCTAAATAAAATGTTTATTAACTAAATTTCCTATTCATTGTGGATTAATTCATATGTATCAATTTAATATGATAAGTTCGCTAATATGCTTAATACTTTCTTGTATTTAAAGTTTGTTAACCTGATATTAAAGCTTTGTGTTTACAAAACATTTTATTGTATATTTGGTTATCCTTTGATGACTATTTGTGTAAATAGTTAATAAATGTATATATATTATGAAAGAAGAAGCATTGAAGAAAACTCGCATTGAGAGTGATTTGATTGGCAGTCGGGAAATACCGGAAAATGCCATGTATGGAGTGCAAACCCTTAGAGGTATTGAGAACTTTCGGATTAGTAAATTTCATCTGAACGAGTATCCTTTATTCATCAACGCTCTCGCTATCACCAAGATGGGAGCAGCTATTGCTAATTATGAGCTTGGTTTGCTTACCGAGAAACAAGTGGACGCCATTTTGAAGGCTTGTAAAGAAATACTTGAAGGTAAGCATCATGAACAGTTCCCGGTGGATATGATTCAGGGTGGAGCCGGAACCACTACCAATATGAACGCCAACGAAGTGATAGCCAATCGCGCTCTTGAATTATTGGGGCATAAACGTGGTGAATATCAGTACTGTTCGCCGAACGACCACGTAAATCGTTCACAATCAACGAATGATGCTTATCCTACTGCTATACATATAGGTATGTATTATACTCACCTCAAACTGATGAAGCATTTTGAAGAACTGATTGATGCATTCCGGCGTAAGGCGGAAGAGTTTAAGCATATCATTAAAATGGGACGTACGCAGTTGGAAGATGCTGTTCCGATGACTCTCGGACAAACGTTTAATGGATTTGCCAGCATCCTGCATGATGAAATAAAGAACCTGAACTTTGCGGCGGAAGAGTTTCTTACTGTCAATATGGGGGCTACCGCCATCGGCACCGGTATTACGGCAGAGCCGGAATATGCTGAAAAATGCGTGAAGGCTTTGAAGGAGCTTACAGGCTGGGATATTAAATTATCTGATGATTTGGTGGGAGCTACTTCGGACACCTCCTGTCTTGTAGGATATTCTTCGGCTATGAGGAGAGTTGCGGTGAAGATGAATAAGATATGCAATGATCTTCGTCTGCTTGCATCCGGACCGCGCTGCGGATTGGGAGAAATAAATCTTCCTGCCATGCAACCGGGATCTTCTATTATGCCGGGCAAGGTAAATCCGGTTATTCCGGAAGTGATGAATCAGATTGACTATAAGGTAATAGGCAATGACCTCTGCGTGGCTATGAGTGGTGAAGCGGCACAGATGGAATTGAATGCAATGGAACCTGTTATGGCACAATGTTGTTTTGAGTCTGCCGATTTGTTGATGAACGGGTTCGACACTTTGCGTACTCTTTGCATCGATGGTATCACTGCCAATGAAGATGTGTGTCGCAGATATGTGCACGACAGCATCGGTGTGGTTACCGCCCTTAATCCGGTGATTGGTTATAAGAACTCTACCCGAATAGCCAAGGAAGCTCTTGAAACGGGAAAGGGCGTTTATGAGCTGGTATTGGAGCATAACATTCTTTCCAAAGAAGATTTGGATACTATTCTGAAACCGGAGAATATGATTAAGCCTGTAAAGTTGGATATAAAGCCTAATCTTTTATTAGAAAGAGAAGCTCGTTCCGGCATGTAACGACATCATGACATCTCTTCCCTGTACGTTGTCTTGCATCAGCAGTTCTTTACCGTAAAAGCGGATTTTGGGCTCAAGAAATACTTTGAAGCGGCGACTCACTTGGTAGGAAGTTTGCAGTCCCGCTTCTCCGCCGATAAAGAAACGGTTGTCCTGTTTTAATCTCATGGATGCCACAATTCCGGCAAACAGCTGCACATCGTATTTGCGTTCAGGGTCATATCCTGTCATTAGATTGGTAAGGTTCAGCATATAGTCAAGGCTTCCGCTTGCCATGTTATATTCTATTGCCTTACCTTTTAACTCTGCGGAGAAAGGTCCGAAGTCTGCTCCAAAGCGGAGTGAAGATAGGGGAGTGAAAGTGCGTCCTGCTGCTATCATGGCCTGATAGTTAAAGTTGCGTTTCGGTTCATATCGTTTCATCTGTATGGGAGTTGCAAAGCCGATTACTCCGCTTGCGAAAAAAGAAGGTTTGAACAAGTCGCGATTCAGAGAACGGGCCATGCGGTTTTCTTCATTGGCACGTTTGATTTCAATACCCACATTGATGCTGTACAGATTGTCTGTGAACTTTCTGGCAACGTACCGCCCCTCTTCTTTTTCATTGGTTTTTAAGGAATATGATGCCATACTGGCACGTGGTTCCAAAAATACGGAGACATCACCGAACAGACGGTATTTCAGTTGCAAACCGCCTGTGAAGCCTGTGTATCCGCCTTTTGCGGGACGATAACCGTTTTCTTTCTGAATGTATCCCAGTTCACCGCCGGCTAACACGTTAATGGAAAACTTAGGATCGAGTTGTCTTCCGTTAAAGAAATAAGTGGCATCCAGCATACCTTCCAAACGGCTGCCTGCGTATGCCGACATCTCGTAGAATTCTTCGCCTGCGGCACTTGCAGAGGGGGCGATCACTTTTTTATGCCAGGTATCGGATGATTTAAACGCTGATAGCCGTAGGCCGAATGCCGGTATCAGCCATTTTCCGACTGACAGGCTGATATGCGGTCCGATAGAATTCACCAGTCCTATTTCGCTTGTCAGGCGGGAGCCCTGAAACTGTCCGCCGGCAGCGATACTGACAAAGGTGTTGTCTAAGAAATGATCACCTTCCAGTATGGGTATTTTGCCAAAGGGTTTCCATGCCTTGAAGCGATAGTTCATTCCTACCACTGCGCCGTAGGTCATGTCATATTTATGCCAGTTTTTCTGGAAAGAATGATCTATGCCGTCGCTCATGATAGTGAAGCGAGGTTCCAGATAAAAATCCACATGTGCGGTGGGATGCAGTTTCAGTTGAAATCCTAAATGCAAGTCGGCTACGTGCTCCATTCTGCCTGCCAGTGAGGATAGTTGGTAGCCGATTCCCGCTACGGTCAGGAACTCAAAGATACGTCCGGGGTTGTAACCGTTGACATAGGACGACACATTCAGTAGATAGTCTGCCTGCAATCCGAAGCGCACTAATGTTTCGTTGTCTATTTTTCGTGAAAAATTGCCTGCTGACAGTGAAGCGCGCAAAATATGTGCGGGTGCGAACTGCCAGTTGGCTGCAATGCCGCCTACGGGGCCTGTGTTGAAGTCGGCGTTTCCTCGTGGAATCATCTTGTCCATACCGCCGAACAATGAGATATATACATTATTTTTCCACAGGGTATCAAAGGGGACTGCATCCGGATGTTGGTAGCGCTTCTGGAAAATCTGTTGCGTAGCGTCGAATCCGGGGTTGATTGTATCTTTGGAAAGTACAGTCCGGGGCGGAATACTGCTTCCTTGCTGCCGGGCAAAGGCTGTTGGCATTGCAATGTTCCATACAATCAGTATAATCAGTAGTTTCTTCATATTTTCAATTCTCTATATTCAGATTAATAAAGTTTCCAGTCGCCTTGGTCGTAATACTCCATAAATTCTTTACTGATTTCACCGTCGTTCATGGCTGTTTTATAGTATTTCTTGTCCTGTTTGATGATTGCTTCCAGTTTCTTGCAGGCTTCATCAAAATCCAAGGCATTGTCATAGCTCCATTCATACAACTTCTTTTCCCGGATGTAAATCACTAACTTCATATAGTTCGTCATGGGTGTTTCAGGAAGTTCCGCCAGGGCTTTCTCGGCTTCTTTGTTGTAACTGTCTGTTTCCATTGCCATGCACATTACAATATTGTTCAGCGGTGACGACTCTTTTACCAGCTTGAACACTTTTTTACGTTCCTCGCCCTCTTTTACGGTGGCGGCGCCCCGATAATCATAATATCCGCCGAGGCAGTTGGCAAATGCCTTTATCATTTGAAAGCGCTCGGTGTCAGGAAGCTTATCGGCAAGGATACTGGCATCTTCAAAGTTATAGGCGCGTATGTACATGGCAAGTTGATTGGCAACGATTGTCTCAGGATTGACTTCGGTTTTTGTGACGCTGATGCCGTCATTGAAGGAGTCTACCATATTGACTTTCCGTTTGAGGTCTATCAGGGGCTTCAGTATCTCCACATCGAAAGTATCTCTGCGCAGAAGGGCTACCGCAAGGTTGTTTGCTGCCAGTATCCATGGCTTTTCTTTTCCTTTTGCATCGTATGCCATTGTTTCCCTGTATGCACGCCGGTAAAGTTTTTCCGCTTCTTTCGGTTCTTTTATCATTTGGAACAGATGCCAGTACTCGTATCGTGTGAACGACTTTTTGCCGTCGGCATATTGCGGGTCATGCAGATATTTGTCCAATATCTCATCCGGATTCAGTTCGCGGAAGATTTCATGTTTGTATTCATACTGCACTGTGCGGAGTTGAGGCAATCGTTCTTTGATGGCAGTGGCGTAGTAGGGTAGGCGTGATACGGCGGCAAATTGCGCATCGGGGTTCTTGTATTTTTCGGTAATCTCCCTTATCTCCTGCGCTTCGGCTGTCAGGCTGTCCTGTTCCAGCAGGTCGGCCACTTCATTCCAGGTTGCTACGCGGGTTTCTGTGGGATGTTTGTACACCCGGCTCCATTTGGCGGGCGGTATTACGGATGTGATTTTGTGTAGTGCAAAGTTGGTTCGCTGTTTGGCGAGGGCCAGATTGCTGGCATAACGTCCTTCGGGAGATGACACACCGGTGATTTTAAATTCTTTCAGGGTGGTTCCTTCACCATTCACGATGTTCATCAGGTCCTCCTGCAGTTTGTTCATTTGCACTATGTTGGTGGAATCTTCCGGATCCAGTTCCGCTTTGCCTACGAGAAATGTCAGTGAGATGTTTCCTGCCGTATTTCTTCGTTCGCGCCGGGGTGTTTCTTTGTATTTGTCGGGATCCAGTTCGAAATCGGGAAATGAAAACTCCAGAAACTGCAAAGGGCGTTTTATTTTGCAGGTAGTCATTTTCCATTCGGCTTCGTAAGTGGAGTGGGTGTAGTCTGCAATAATCACTTTGGATAAAACGCTGTATATGCGCCGGGGGTCGGGGACGGGTACCGAGTCGTTGATGTCCAGATTGAAACGTGTGGCATCCAGTTGCCGGCGGGTGTTGATATAGGGGGCCAGTTTGTCATTCTTTATATCATAAGCCATGCGGCGGTCTTGTGTCAGTCCGTATTCCGGTCCGTCCATGACGGTGGGGACCATGTAGCTTACAACTTCTTCTGTGGTGCAGTCCATGATATAGGGCTGCATGATGAGGCGGCGGTTGGGAGCGCCGTAATTGCTCGGAATCGCTACCGAGTTATTTACAATCAGTTTGTTTCCTATTATCTTTCCTGCTACGGGACGGGGTTGCGGATTAGGGTTCTCCGCTACCACTTCCACTTCGTCAAGGGCGATGCCACCGTCAATATTGGCATTTATTTCTTGTTTATAGTTCACTTCGCGCAGTTCATTTTTCATTTGCACGTTGAAGATCAGCGCACCGTTTTCGGCAACGCGTATTTCATAGTATCCGTCGGCTCCCGCTACGGCATCGGCATCGAAGAGTAAAGTACCTCCTCCGCCGGTTTCCAGCGCTTTCAGGGCATCGCGCGCCGATGCCACAGTGTTGAATGCAAAGATGCGTACTGTCTCTCCCATGGGGAAAGGTCTTGGCTTCTTTTCGCCTTCGGGCAGGTTCAGCACTTTGCCGGATACGATAGAGATTTGTTGCGCCATGATTGGTATGGAAGTCGAAATCACAGCAATGCAGACAGCTAATGTTCTGATGAAATTTCTCATGGCGTGTTGTTCTTTTTATTTGAAGATATAAGAAATGGAGACACCGATTTTGATGGGCAGCAGTTTGTAGCCGGTGGCGTTGGCTTGCGCTGTTCCGTTGGTGTAGTCCTCAAGATTGTCGTTTTTGTAGTATTGTTTTTGCTTGAAATATACGGCACCGAATCCGCCATGAAACTCCACGTTGAGGCGTTTGCTCAAGTTGAGTGCATAGCCAAAGGTGACTCCTGCGCCGGCTGCGTCGCCCTGATAG from the Bacteroides eggerthii genome contains:
- a CDS encoding anaerobic C4-dicarboxylate transporter family protein, whose protein sequence is MILQLLFVLTAIIIGARLGGIGLGVMGGVGLGILTFVFGLQPTAPPIDVMLMIAAVISAASCMQAAGGLDYMVKLAEKLLRKNPSHVTILSPIVTYLFTFVAGTGHVAYSILPVIAEVAIETKIRPERPLGIAVIASQQAITASPISAATVALLGLLTGFDITLFDILKITIPATILGVLVGALCSMRVGKELVDDPEYQKRMAEGYFDGRKIKIDDVKNKRHAMLSVIIFILATAFIVLFGSFEGMRPSFLAGGETVTLGMSSIIEIIMLSAAAIILLVTKTDGIKATQGSVFPAGMQAVIAIFGIAWMGDTFLNGNMAQLTASIEGVVRQMPWLFGIALFVMSILLYSQAATVRALVPLGIALGISPYMLIAMFPAVNGYFFIPNYPTVVAAINFDRTGTTRIGKYILNHSFMMPGIVSTVVAIALGLLFIQIF
- the aspA gene encoding aspartate ammonia-lyase; this encodes MKEEALKKTRIESDLIGSREIPENAMYGVQTLRGIENFRISKFHLNEYPLFINALAITKMGAAIANYELGLLTEKQVDAILKACKEILEGKHHEQFPVDMIQGGAGTTTNMNANEVIANRALELLGHKRGEYQYCSPNDHVNRSQSTNDAYPTAIHIGMYYTHLKLMKHFEELIDAFRRKAEEFKHIIKMGRTQLEDAVPMTLGQTFNGFASILHDEIKNLNFAAEEFLTVNMGATAIGTGITAEPEYAEKCVKALKELTGWDIKLSDDLVGATSDTSCLVGYSSAMRRVAVKMNKICNDLRLLASGPRCGLGEINLPAMQPGSSIMPGKVNPVIPEVMNQIDYKVIGNDLCVAMSGEAAQMELNAMEPVMAQCCFESADLLMNGFDTLRTLCIDGITANEDVCRRYVHDSIGVVTALNPVIGYKNSTRIAKEALETGKGVYELVLEHNILSKEDLDTILKPENMIKPVKLDIKPNLLLEREARSGM